In Mycoplasma mobile 163K, the genomic stretch AAGAAATGAATTTCCAAAAGAAGGAGATTTTCTTACTGTTGGAGAGCTATCATCAACAACAATGCAAAAAGCAAGTATTTATTCCAATTTAGACAAAAAGAGATTAGATAGTGCATTTACATTTCATCATTTAAAAATTGATTATGATGAAAAAGGTAAATTTATTTACAAAAAACCTGATATCAAAAAACTTAATGAAATTTTTGATACTTCTTTTACTGAAACACAAAAATTAAATGGATATTTAGCAGTATTTTTGAATAACCATGATCAACCAAGAGCTGTTTCTAGATTTATAGATGAAGAATTTCACAATGTTGGTGCAAAGATGTTAGGAATGTTAACTCTTTCTTTGCCAGGTGATACATACATCTATCAAGGTGAAGAAATTGGAATGAAAAATCCTAATTTTGAAAATAAAGAAGATTATAAAGATGTTGAAACATTGAATTATTTTAAAGAATTAAAATTGGAAAAAGCAAATGATGGAATAAAGCAAAAATCAAGAGATAATTCCAGAACTCCTATGCAATGAAATTCTGAAAAAAATTCAGGTTTTTCTATGGTTAAGCCTTGAATAAATGTGGCTCCTTCTTATAAAGAAATAAATGTTGAAAAACAAGAAAATGATCCAAATTCCATTTTAAGCTTTTATCGAAAAATGGTTAAAGTATCTAAAAGTGATAAAGTTTTTGCAAATGGTAATATTACCTTTTTACCATATAAAGAAAATTTAATTCAATTCACAAGAACTTATAAAAATAAAACTTATTATTTTATTTTTTCATTTTCTAATAAAAAAATAAGTTTGGATAGCAAAAGTAATATAATTATTCTTTATTCAAATTACGAATATGAAAAAAATATTATTAAACCATATCAATTTATTGTAGGAGAAATTAGTGAGTAAACTTGTTGATTGAATAAGATTAAGATATAAGAAAGTATGAAGAGATA encodes the following:
- a CDS encoding alpha,alpha-phosphotrehalase; this encodes MKNVNSKKIVYQIYPSSFKDSKGTGRGDIKGIIEKLDYIKDLGVDYLWLSPIFKSPLKDNGYDVSDYLSINTLFGDLEDLKSLIKKAKEKNLKVMLDMVFNHTSTEHEWFKKWINNDPEYKDFYISKKSVGKPPTNWVSKFGGSAWKEYKKNNWYLHLFDETQADLNWENEKVKEKIKEVIRFYINLGVKGFRFDVINLISKSNFNEDETDGRKFYTDGKKVEDYLQELRNEFPKEGDFLTVGELSSTTMQKASIYSNLDKKRLDSAFTFHHLKIDYDEKGKFIYKKPDIKKLNEIFDTSFTETQKLNGYLAVFLNNHDQPRAVSRFIDEEFHNVGAKMLGMLTLSLPGDTYIYQGEEIGMKNPNFENKEDYKDVETLNYFKELKLEKANDGIKQKSRDNSRTPMQWNSEKNSGFSMVKPWINVAPSYKEINVEKQENDPNSILSFYRKMVKVSKSDKVFANGNITFLPYKENLIQFTRTYKNKTYYFIFSFSNKKISLDSKSNIIILYSNYEYEKNIIKPYQFIVGEISE